GCGCTCCCCGAAGGGCCGGGCCACGAAGTCCAGGACGCACAGCGTGCCGATGTGGTAGCCATCGGCGGTCGTGAGCGGCACGCCCGCGTACAGCACGGCTCCCGGCCCGCCGACCACCAGCGGGTTATCGGCGAAGCGCTCGTCGGCGCGCAGGTCCGGCACGACCAGGCCGCCGTCGTGCCCGATGGCGGCCAGCTCGATGGTGTGGGCGCAGAACGAATACGCCCGCGGCACCTCGCCGCCCGGCACGCCCACGCAGGACTTGCTCCAGTGCCGCGCGTGGTCCACGAAGTTGACGAGCGCGACCGGCACGTCCAGCACGTCCGCGACCAGCGCGGTCAGCCGGTCGAAGCGTTCCTCGGGCGCCGTATCGAGCACGTCGTAGCGGGCGAGGGCCACCAACCGCTGAACCTCGTGCCCGGACCCCTCACCAATGACCATGCCTGCACGCTATCAGGCATGGAGGACACCGGTCTGACTGTTGAGCTTGGCGGTGCCCGGCGGCCGCGTTCACCAGTGCGGGTGGACGTGCGCGCGGAGCAGCTCGTCGTACACGGCCTGCACGGCGGTCATCTGCTCGGGCGTGAGCGGCGCGAGGTCGGCGGCCGCCGCGTTCGATTCGACCTGCTGCGGGTTGCGCGCTCCGGGGATGGCGCAGGTCACCTCGGGGAACATCAGGATCCAGCGCAGCGCGAACTGCGCGAGCGTGATGCCGTCCGGCACCAGTGGACGCAGCCGCTCCACCGCCGCGAGCCCCGCCGCGTAGTCCACGCCGCTGAAGGTCTCTCCACGGTCGAAGGCCTCACCGTGGCGGTTGAAGGCGCGGTGGTCGTCGGACTCGAAGGGCGTGTCGGCGCGCAGCTTGCCGGTCAGCAGGCCGCTGGCGAGCGGCACCCGCGCCAGGATGCCCACGTTCGCCGCGCGGGCCGCCGTGAAGAACTGTTCGGCGGGCTTTATGCGGAAGGCGTTGAAGATGATCTGCACGGTCGCGACATTCGGGTGCGTGATGGCCTCCAGCGCCTCGTCCACCCGTTCCACGCTCACGCCGTAGTGGCGCAGCAGGCCCTCCTGTACAAAGCCGTCCAGCACCTCGAAGACCTCCGGCTGGCCGTACAGCACGGTGGGCGGGCAGTGCAGCTGGAGCAGGTCCAGGGCTTCGACCTCCAGGTTGCTCAGCGAGCGCTCGATGAAGCCGCGCAGGTTCGCCTCGGTGTACCCGCCCGCCACGTGAGGATCGAGCCGCCGGCCGGCCTTCGTCGCCACGAGGAAGGGCTCCGGGCGCTCGCGCCGCAGTCGGGCGATCAGGCGCTCGCTGTGGCCGTCGCCGTACACGTCGGCGGTGTCGAAGAAGTTGATGCCCAGATCCAGCGCGCGGTGCAGCGCCGCGACGCTCTGCGCGTCGTCCACCTGCCCCCACGTGCCGCCGATGGCCCACGCGCCGAAGGAGATGGTGGACACGTCGTAACCGGTCTTGCCGAGTGTGCGGTACTGCATTCCTGCCTCCTGTGACGCCCCGAATGCTACCGGAAGTTCCGCCCTCTCCGGCGGCTGTCAGCGGCCGTGGTCGCGCGTCAGGTCGAGGGCCAGTTGCAGGGCCAGCCGCCGGCGCGGATCGTCGAGGTCTCCCAGCAGGGCGCGCAACTGCTCCAGGCGGTAGTACACCGTCTGGCGGCGCACGCCCAGTGTCCGCGCCACCTGTGCGATGTTGAACTGCCCGGCCATCAGGGCGTCCAGGGTGCCGAGCAGCGTGCCGCGTGCCCGCTCCGGCAGGCCCAGCAGCGGCCCCAGCTGCGCCTCGCGGAACGCGCCTGCCCGGCCGGTCTCGCGCAGCGCCATCAGTACGCTGTCCAGGCCGCCCGCGACGTCCGGCACGCCACGCGCCAGGATGCGCTCCAGCGCCGCGCGCGTCAGGTCGGCAAAACGGACCTCGTGCCGGAACACGACCAGCGGGAATGCCAGGCGCCGCGCCTCGGCCACCACGTCTTCTGGCACCTCCCGCAGCGGCCCGACGAGTTCCAGCGCCAGGCCGTGAGCTCCGCCCTCGGCCAGCGAACGCAGGTACGCCACGCCCGCATCCGGCGTGATGCGCGACAGTTCCAGGCCCGTGCTCAGGAGCAGTTCACCGCCGGACAGGAAGCGCGCGGCGTCCAGCACCTCCGACACGTGGACCCACGCCACGGCACGCTCGAGCCCGCTGCGGCTGAGGACGTCCGCTCCGGCGAAGGCCGGCAGCGCCAGCACCTCACGCAGGGTGGGCAGGGCCTGCCGCGTCACGGCATACCGAACCGTCGGCGGACAGGGCACCCGGAGCGCATAGCCCCATGCTAAGCCTCCGCTGCTCGCCACGGACGGGACCCGCCCAGACCGCCCGTCGTGGCTCTCGACGCCTAGACAGGCCAACAGCCCGGCCGGCCGGCGTGATGGGGGCCATGTGGTTCATACCAATGGTCGTATGGGCACGAGTCCAGTGCACAGAATCGTGCCTCGACAGTGCTGGAGACGCACCTTCAAATGACCCAACCTCTTGAAGTGGTCTACACACCCGACGTGAGATCGATTGCTGCAATTCATGATTAAAGTTAAGTTTCATTCATTTACCTTCGGCGTTGTAAGACTGGTGTCTGCCTCGATTGCAAAGGCGTAAACGCTCGGGCAAACTGTGGTCTAGAAGCGCAACCTGCCCCGTGCAGGGCGTGATTCTGATCCCGGTCGAGCACCGCGCCCACACCACGCTGCCTTCATCTTCGACCGCGCCGCTCCCGAAACCATCACGAAATCCTCACGAAGGAGCCCACCATGCCTGCGAAGTCTCACCTCCTCCTCACTGCGTCGGTCCTGTCCCTCACGGCCCTGCTCGCCAGCTGTGGACGCACCGCGGCGCCCGCTGCCAGCACGGCGGCCGACTCGGTCCTGACCGTCCTGCAGCCCGGCAACGCCACCGATGCCCAGCTCGAAGCGCAGTACCACGGCCACCTGATCACGCGCACGCCCACCTTCGCCGTGCTGACCGTCAGCACTGACGGCGCCCGCCTCGCCCCGCTGAGCACCAAGGTGAAGGTCGAGAAGAACCACAAGGTCTACCGGGTCAACAGGGGGAAGGGCCAGAGCAGCCAGACGGCATCAGGCAGTGGATCGGTGAACGTCTGGGGCAATGGATCGGTCAACGTGTGGGGAAACGGTTCTGTCAACGTGTGGGGCAGTGGATCGGTGAATGTCTGGGGCAACGGTTCGGTCAACGTGTGGGGCAACGGTCGGTACGAGACGATTCCCCAGAATACCAACGTTTGGCGGCAGGTTTCGCTGGATGACGTCCAGGCTCCTGAGCGCGTCGGCGGCACAAACACGACTGTTGCGATCATCGATACCGGCGTCGATCTGGATCATCCTGCCTTCGCTGGAAGCTTTACAAATTCATCCACCTGGCACGATTTCGTGGACGGTGACTCGTCTCCGCAAGACGAAGGTGACCTGGGCTCAGGCCTCACTGGCCACGGCACCGAGGCGGCGGGTATCGTCGCCCAGGTGGCCCCGCTGGCCCGCCTGATGCCGTTGCGTGTCCTGGGCGTGGACGGCACGGGTGACGTCGCCTCGGTGGCGGCGGCCATTGTGTGGGCCACAGATCACGGCGCCAATGTCATCAACCTCAGCCTGGGTTCGGACGAACCGGTGACAGCTGTCTCGCAGGCGATTGCCTACGCGAACAGTCATGGCGTAGCGGTCGTTGGTGCCGCCGGTAATGCTGGGACAGAAGGTCTGGACTATCCCGCTGCTGAGTTCGCAGGTCAGCCCATGAATATTTCGGTAGGCAGCGTTAGCAGTGCCGACGCCAAGAGTGCGTTCTCGCAGTACGGTGCAGCGCTCGAACTGCTGGCCCCCGGAGAGAGCGTGTACGGGCCGGCTCCCCAGCAGCGTCTCGCTTCGTGGAGCGGTACAAGTATGAGTGCGCCGGTCGTTGCGGGGGGAGTGGCCCTGGGGATGAGCGTGGGGGCCACCGCGTCACAGGCAGCCGCTGCACTGATCACGACGGCGGACAACGTGAATTCCGTAGCCGGCAATTCCGCGTACGCGGGCAAACTCGGCAGCGGTCGCCTGAACTTGAGTGCCGCGATGACCTCTTTAGGGCACTGACACTCCATCCCTGAGCCTGGCGCCGCCCGACCGCCACTTGTGAAAGCGGGGGTCGGGCGGCGTGTCAGGTTGCTGATAGGGCCGTGTCACTAGGATGCTGGCGTGTTGAGCGAGCACCAGTATTCACCCGCCGGTGCGGGCACACTGGATTCCGCCGCCTTACTGGGCGACGCGAACCTGCTCCTTGCGACCGATCCAGCGCTGGCGATGATGTACTGCGCTCAGGTGCTTGACGCCCTTGGCATGGACCCCGAGAGCGACTCGCTCCGTGCCCGGGCCGAGATTCAGGCTGCTGACGCGGCTCTGAAGCTTGGCCAGGTGACGATTGCCACGGCGCATCTGTCATCCTCAGAGTCGTATCTGTCCGATCCATCACTCAAGATACGTGCTCGCCGAATCCACGGCCAGATTCTCCTGCTCAGCGGTCAGACCGATACGGCCTACGCAGAGCTGACTGGCGTGGTCGGCAGCGCGGCCCAGCTCGGGCTCACCGAGGTGCAGGCAGAAGCTCTCAACCTGTGCGCACAGATCGAGCACATGCGTGGGAACAGCGTCCGCGCCCTTTCAGCGCTCGAGCAGGTGCAGACGCTCCGTGCGGCCATCTCCGATGTGGCTGGAGAGATTCGCGCAGCGTGCAACCGGTCTCTGATCTTGATTGATCTGGGCCGGACGAACGATGCGATGGATCTGCTGCACTGGGCGCTGGACCATCTTGCGTCCAGTGCCTCTCCACTGGCCAGCGAGCTTCACGTTCACAGCAATCTCGGGCAGCTGCTGGAAGTCCTAAACCGGCCCGAAGAAGCGGGCAGCCATTACATGAGAGCGAGAAATGCGGCACTGGCAGCAAATGACCACGCTGCCGTCGCGGCCATGTCCCTCAACGCGGGCGAGATCGCCCGGAAGCTCGGCCGGGACGATGCCTTTGACCTGCTTGAAGCGGCCCGGTTGGAGGCCTTCGCCCTGAACCTTCCGCGCCTCAAGAGCGCCGCGCTCCACAGCCTGGGCTTGCTGCAGTCTGAGCGAGGTGACATCGCAGCTGCCGAGCAGTGCCTAGCCCTCGCCGAGGAAATTGCGCAGGGCATCGGTGATCTCGACAACCAGCTCGATGCCATGCTGGGCCGCGCGAAGAACTGGCTGGCCACGCAGGAGTGGACGCTGGCGATGCCGAAGCTCGAGGACGCCCTGGTGATCGCGGGGGAGCACGACCGCCCGCAGGCGGCGTTCGACGCGCACATGCTGCTGGCCGGTGCGTACGAGCAGGACGACCCCCGCGCAAGCCTGTACCACCTCCGTCAGGCCACCGGTCTGGAACGCGAGTTGCGTGACCTGGCGCTCGCCAAGCAGGCGCAGCACCTGGCAAACGACACGCTGCTGAACAGCGCCCGGCTGGAGGCCGAACACGAGCGGCAGCTCAGGAACCTCAGCGACCGCGCGCGGCAGGAGGCCGAGGCGCAGGTACAGGCGCAGCTGCAGGAACTGGAGCGTGGCCGCCTGCACGACGGCGTGACGGGCCTGCCCAACCGCCTGCTGCTGCGCGCCCTGATGAGCCAGGAGATCCGCGAGGAGACGGCGTTCTCGCTGCTGGTGGTGGACTTCGACCGCTTCCGGGGGATGCTCGACGTGCTCGGCCTGATGGGCGGCGACGACCTGCTGCGGCAGGTGGCGCAGCGCCTGGAGGGCCTGACAGCGGCCGGCGACACGCTCGCGAGGCTCAGCAGCGACGTGTTCGCGCTGGTCGTGCGCGGTGACCAGGACCCCGCTGTGATCCGCCGCCGGGCCGGACAGCTGCTCGGGGCCTTCTCCGCCGAGTTCAGCGTGGGCGGAGCCGAGGTGGTCATCGGGGCGACGGTGGGGGTGGCGCGGTTCCCGGAGCAGGGCACCGATCCCGACGACCTGCTGCGCGCGGCGTCGCAGGCGGCCAGCGAGGCCAAGGACGGAGCGGGCGTGGTGGTGGCCGCGGCGCCCGCCGTGGGCGGTGCCGGGCGCAGCGTGACCCTGAGCCTGGAGAGCGGCCTGGCGCGCGCGCTGGAGCGCAACGAGTTCGAGCTGCACATCCAGCCGCTGGTGGACGCCGTGAGCGGCCGCCCGGTGTCGGGCGAGGCGCTGCTGCGCTGGAACAGTGCGGCGCTGGGCCGCCGCTCGCCGGCGGAGTTCATTCCGCTGCTGGAACGCAGCGGCCTGATTGTCCCGGTGGGCGACTGGGTGCTGCGCGAGGCGTGCCGGCAGGCCGCGGGCTGGGGGGACGTGCGGGTCGCGGTGAACCTGTCCGCCCGGCAGTTCATGGGCGGCGACCTGGTCGAGACGGTGCAGCGCGCCCTGCGCGGGAGCCGTCTGGAGCCGGAGCGGCTGGAACTGGAGATCACCGAGAGCCTGATGATGCAGTCGCCGGAGCGGGCGGTGCGTCTCCTGACCGACCTCAAGCGGACCGGCGTGCGTGTGATGCTGGACGACTTCGGGACCGGGTTCTCGAACCTGAGTTATCTGCACGCCTTCCCGCTGGACGGCCTGAAGATCGACCGCAGTT
This sequence is a window from Deinococcus metalli. Protein-coding genes within it:
- a CDS encoding PucR family transcriptional regulator yields the protein MTRQALPTLREVLALPAFAGADVLSRSGLERAVAWVHVSEVLDAARFLSGGELLLSTGLELSRITPDAGVAYLRSLAEGGAHGLALELVGPLREVPEDVVAEARRLAFPLVVFRHEVRFADLTRAALERILARGVPDVAGGLDSVLMALRETGRAGAFREAQLGPLLGLPERARGTLLGTLDALMAGQFNIAQVARTLGVRRQTVYYRLEQLRALLGDLDDPRRRLALQLALDLTRDHGR
- a CDS encoding S8 family serine peptidase, whose amino-acid sequence is MPAKSHLLLTASVLSLTALLASCGRTAAPAASTAADSVLTVLQPGNATDAQLEAQYHGHLITRTPTFAVLTVSTDGARLAPLSTKVKVEKNHKVYRVNRGKGQSSQTASGSGSVNVWGNGSVNVWGNGSVNVWGSGSVNVWGNGSVNVWGNGRYETIPQNTNVWRQVSLDDVQAPERVGGTNTTVAIIDTGVDLDHPAFAGSFTNSSTWHDFVDGDSSPQDEGDLGSGLTGHGTEAAGIVAQVAPLARLMPLRVLGVDGTGDVASVAAAIVWATDHGANVINLSLGSDEPVTAVSQAIAYANSHGVAVVGAAGNAGTEGLDYPAAEFAGQPMNISVGSVSSADAKSAFSQYGAALELLAPGESVYGPAPQQRLASWSGTSMSAPVVAGGVALGMSVGATASQAAAALITTADNVNSVAGNSAYAGKLGSGRLNLSAAMTSLGH
- a CDS encoding putative bifunctional diguanylate cyclase/phosphodiesterase, which codes for MSLNAGEIARKLGRDDAFDLLEAARLEAFALNLPRLKSAALHSLGLLQSERGDIAAAEQCLALAEEIAQGIGDLDNQLDAMLGRAKNWLATQEWTLAMPKLEDALVIAGEHDRPQAAFDAHMLLAGAYEQDDPRASLYHLRQATGLERELRDLALAKQAQHLANDTLLNSARLEAEHERQLRNLSDRARQEAEAQVQAQLQELERGRLHDGVTGLPNRLLLRALMSQEIREETAFSLLVVDFDRFRGMLDVLGLMGGDDLLRQVAQRLEGLTAAGDTLARLSSDVFALVVRGDQDPAVIRRRAGQLLGAFSAEFSVGGAEVVIGATVGVARFPEQGTDPDDLLRAASQAASEAKDGAGVVVAAAPAVGGAGRSVTLSLESGLARALERNEFELHIQPLVDAVSGRPVSGEALLRWNSAALGRRSPAEFIPLLERSGLIVPVGDWVLREACRQAAGWGDVRVAVNLSARQFMGGDLVETVQRALRGSRLEPERLELEITESLMMQSPERAVRLLTDLKRTGVRVMLDDFGTGFSNLSYLHAFPLDGLKIDRSFVVALEHGERAGGIIEAIVQMGHKLGLEIVAEGIETSEQHLTLQKLGVPILQGYLFGRPQANWQP
- a CDS encoding aldo/keto reductase, yielding MQYRTLGKTGYDVSTISFGAWAIGGTWGQVDDAQSVAALHRALDLGINFFDTADVYGDGHSERLIARLRRERPEPFLVATKAGRRLDPHVAGGYTEANLRGFIERSLSNLEVEALDLLQLHCPPTVLYGQPEVFEVLDGFVQEGLLRHYGVSVERVDEALEAITHPNVATVQIIFNAFRIKPAEQFFTAARAANVGILARVPLASGLLTGKLRADTPFESDDHRAFNRHGEAFDRGETFSGVDYAAGLAAVERLRPLVPDGITLAQFALRWILMFPEVTCAIPGARNPQQVESNAAAADLAPLTPEQMTAVQAVYDELLRAHVHPHW